In one window of Candidatus Acetothermia bacterium DNA:
- the rplC gene encoding 50S ribosomal protein L3, giving the protein MALELIGKKVGMTQWFDGEGRSVPATVVLVEPAVVVQVKAPEGDGYAALQLGAGAVEERKVTKPVLGHFRRAGVSPRRHLFEVRVGDPAAFSVGQEFGVDVFAPGERVDVTGVSKGRGFQGTIKRWGFSYRPKSHGHKWIRRPGTAGPTGFRKVIKGKKYPGHHGADRITVRNLEVLKVDVERRLLVLRGSVPGPRTGLLRIRKRDA; this is encoded by the coding sequence ATGGCCTTGGAGCTGATCGGCAAGAAAGTGGGCATGACCCAGTGGTTCGATGGAGAGGGGCGTTCCGTTCCGGCCACTGTGGTGCTGGTGGAACCGGCGGTGGTGGTGCAGGTCAAGGCCCCGGAGGGCGATGGGTATGCGGCCCTCCAGCTGGGCGCGGGCGCGGTGGAGGAGCGGAAGGTCACGAAGCCCGTGCTCGGCCACTTCCGCCGGGCCGGCGTTTCCCCGCGGCGGCACCTGTTTGAGGTGCGGGTGGGTGACCCTGCCGCGTTCTCCGTGGGGCAAGAGTTCGGGGTCGACGTGTTCGCCCCCGGGGAACGGGTGGACGTGACCGGGGTCTCCAAGGGGCGGGGCTTCCAGGGGACGATCAAGCGCTGGGGGTTCAGCTACCGTCCGAAGTCCCACGGCCACAAGTGGATCCGGCGCCCCGGCACCGCCGGCCCCACCGGGTTCCGCAAGGTGATCAAGGGCAAGAAGTACCCCGGCCATCATGGGGCGGACCGGATCACGGTGAGGAACCTCGAGGTGCTGAAGGTGGACGTGGAGCGGAGGCTCCTCGTTCTGCGCGGTTCCGTGCCCGGGCCGCGGACGGGGCTCCTCAGGATAAGGAAGCGCGATGCCTAA
- the rpmC gene encoding 50S ribosomal protein L29 → MKAQEIRELSDDELRHRVRDWKRKLLNLRFQLASGQLQNAAEIEKTKRDVARALTVLRAREEHDA, encoded by the coding sequence ATGAAGGCCCAGGAGATAAGGGAACTGTCCGACGACGAGCTGCGCCATCGGGTGCGGGACTGGAAGAGGAAGCTCCTCAACCTCCGGTTTCAGCTCGCCTCAGGGCAGCTCCAGAATGCGGCGGAGATCGAGAAGACGAAACGGGACGTCGCCCGGGCCCTGACCGTATTGCGGGCGCGGGAGGAGCACGATGCGTAA
- the rplV gene encoding 50S ribosomal protein L22, whose translation MAKVRFVRVSPLKARLVIDEIRGKPVAEAQRILAFPPKKAGRIIRKALNSAVANAQHNFGMDPDRLWVVRAFVDEGPRMKRLNPRAFGRADVIRRRLSHITVVVGEKED comes from the coding sequence ATGGCCAAGGTGCGATTTGTTCGGGTTTCCCCGCTTAAGGCGCGCTTGGTGATCGACGAGATCCGGGGCAAACCGGTGGCGGAGGCCCAGCGGATCCTGGCCTTCCCCCCGAAGAAGGCGGGGCGGATCATCCGCAAGGCGCTGAACTCGGCGGTAGCCAACGCCCAGCACAACTTCGGCATGGACCCGGACCGGTTGTGGGTGGTGCGGGCGTTCGTGGACGAGGGGCCGCGCATGAAGCGCCTGAACCCGCGGGCATTTGGGCGGGCCGACGTCATCCGGCGGAGGCTCAGCCACATCACCGTCGTGGTCGGCGAGAAGGAGGACTGA
- the fusA gene encoding elongation factor G — protein MSEPSYDIRKVRNIGIIAHIDAGKTTLTERILYYTGKVHRMGEVHEGTTEMDWMDQERERGITITAAATTVTWRDHQINVIDTPGHVDFTVEVERSLRVLDGAVVVFSGVEGVESQSETVWRQADRYRVPRIAFVNKLDRVESDFTGAVHDMEERLGAVVLPLVIPWRDRDGRLLGLIDLLRWEARRWDPRSLGKQFEVCPVPPEMADTAGEWREALLERLAEVSDAVAELYLAGDEVGVEEAISAVRHATVDRLWVPVLGGSAFGNIGVQPVLDAVVEFLPSPLDVPPVRGFAVAGGGQETRRAAADEPFSALVFKVATDPYAERLLYTRVYSGALAEGQVVLNVTSGRKARAVRLFRLHANRRERLAQALAGDIVGLIASGPVATGDTLCDPDRPLVFERIAFPEPAVFLAVEPRSEREEGALREALDKIAQEDPTFRVRVDEATGQILVGGMGELHLEVQLRRVWEEFGVPHRVGLPIVAYKETLARPVELTEEFARTLTGRGQFAQVRVRFEPLPRGEGFRFEATVPPEALPQTYVDAARRGIEGALAASPVGGFPVTDLRAVLIGGKFHPVDSSEVAFEACGTQALRRALEKGGVLLLEPIAEGDIITPSEYLGEVVSDLGRRRGEIRSIQTRGVVAVVQCAIPLVETFGYATQLRSLTQGRAIHALRVTRYDVVPTEIAQEVLRSRGYDG, from the coding sequence ATGTCGGAGCCTTCCTATGATATCCGTAAGGTCCGCAACATCGGCATCATCGCCCACATCGATGCCGGCAAGACCACGTTGACCGAGCGCATCCTCTACTACACCGGGAAGGTCCACCGCATGGGCGAGGTCCACGAGGGCACCACCGAGATGGACTGGATGGACCAAGAGCGGGAACGGGGCATCACCATCACCGCCGCGGCCACCACCGTCACCTGGCGCGACCACCAGATCAACGTCATCGACACCCCCGGCCACGTGGACTTCACCGTGGAAGTGGAGCGTTCCCTGCGCGTCCTGGACGGGGCGGTGGTCGTGTTCTCCGGGGTGGAAGGGGTGGAGTCCCAATCGGAGACGGTGTGGCGCCAAGCCGACCGGTACCGGGTGCCGCGGATCGCGTTCGTGAACAAGCTGGACCGGGTGGAGTCCGACTTCACCGGCGCCGTGCACGACATGGAGGAGCGGCTGGGGGCGGTGGTGCTGCCCCTCGTCATCCCCTGGCGGGACCGGGATGGGCGGCTCCTCGGGTTGATCGACCTCCTGCGGTGGGAGGCCCGCCGCTGGGACCCGCGGTCCCTGGGGAAGCAGTTCGAGGTCTGTCCCGTCCCTCCCGAAATGGCGGACACGGCCGGGGAATGGCGGGAGGCCCTCCTCGAGCGGCTGGCCGAGGTCTCCGACGCGGTGGCCGAGTTGTACCTGGCTGGGGACGAGGTTGGGGTCGAGGAGGCGATCTCTGCCGTCCGCCATGCCACCGTGGACCGGCTGTGGGTACCGGTCCTGGGCGGGTCGGCGTTCGGCAACATCGGGGTCCAGCCGGTGTTGGACGCCGTCGTGGAGTTCCTCCCCTCCCCATTGGATGTCCCCCCGGTGCGCGGGTTCGCCGTGGCCGGGGGCGGGCAGGAGACACGGCGGGCCGCGGCGGACGAGCCGTTTTCCGCGCTGGTGTTCAAGGTCGCCACCGACCCCTACGCCGAGCGCCTCCTCTACACCCGCGTCTACTCCGGAGCCCTGGCCGAAGGGCAGGTGGTGCTGAACGTTACCTCCGGGCGCAAGGCCCGGGCGGTGCGGCTGTTCCGCCTCCACGCCAACCGCCGGGAGCGCTTAGCCCAGGCGCTGGCCGGGGACATCGTCGGGCTGATCGCCTCCGGACCGGTGGCCACCGGGGATACCTTGTGCGATCCCGATCGGCCGCTCGTCTTCGAGCGCATTGCGTTCCCCGAACCGGCGGTGTTCCTGGCCGTGGAGCCTCGGTCAGAGCGGGAGGAGGGGGCGCTGCGCGAGGCGCTGGACAAGATCGCCCAGGAGGACCCGACGTTCCGCGTCCGAGTGGACGAGGCCACTGGCCAGATCCTGGTGGGGGGCATGGGCGAGCTCCACCTTGAGGTTCAACTGAGGCGGGTGTGGGAGGAGTTCGGGGTGCCCCATCGGGTAGGTCTTCCCATCGTCGCCTACAAGGAGACACTGGCCCGGCCGGTGGAGCTCACCGAGGAGTTCGCGCGGACCCTGACCGGCCGGGGCCAATTCGCCCAGGTTCGGGTGCGGTTCGAGCCGCTCCCTCGTGGGGAGGGATTCCGGTTTGAGGCGACGGTCCCCCCAGAGGCCCTGCCCCAGACGTACGTGGACGCGGCCCGGCGCGGGATCGAGGGGGCGCTGGCGGCGAGCCCGGTGGGGGGGTTCCCGGTGACCGACCTCCGGGCGGTGCTCATCGGTGGCAAGTTCCATCCCGTGGATTCGTCGGAGGTGGCGTTCGAGGCGTGCGGAACCCAAGCGTTGCGGAGGGCGCTCGAGAAAGGCGGGGTGCTCCTCTTGGAACCCATCGCCGAGGGGGATATAATCACGCCCAGCGAGTACCTGGGAGAGGTAGTTTCGGATCTGGGTCGCCGGAGGGGCGAAATCCGGTCCATTCAAACCCGTGGGGTGGTGGCTGTGGTTCAATGTGCCATCCCGCTGGTGGAGACCTTCGGGTACGCTACCCAATTGCGGTCGTTGACGCAGGGACGGGCGATTCATGCCCTTCGGGTGACCCGTTACGATGTGGTGCCGACGGAGATCGCCCAAGAGGTGCTAAGGAGTCGAGGGTACGATGGTTAG
- the rplE gene encoding 50S ribosomal protein L5 produces the protein MLLYERYRTEIVPRLMKELGYRNVMQVPRVEKVVVNMGVGKHDDPKVLEGAMKNLAQITGQKPVVTRAKRSISDFKIREGDAIGCMVTLRGVRAYEFLAKFFHVALPGVRDFKGVSPDSFDGRGNFSVGITEQLVFPEVSYDDVVRVQGMDITIVTTAHTDREAYHLLAALGCPFRKS, from the coding sequence ATGCTCCTCTACGAACGATACCGGACGGAGATCGTGCCCCGACTCATGAAGGAGCTTGGGTACCGTAACGTGATGCAGGTGCCCCGGGTGGAGAAGGTCGTGGTGAACATGGGCGTGGGCAAGCACGACGATCCCAAGGTGCTGGAGGGGGCGATGAAGAACCTGGCCCAAATCACCGGTCAGAAACCGGTGGTGACCCGGGCCAAGCGGTCGATCTCCGACTTCAAGATCCGCGAGGGCGACGCCATCGGGTGCATGGTCACGCTGCGGGGGGTACGGGCGTACGAGTTCTTGGCGAAGTTCTTCCACGTGGCCCTGCCGGGGGTCCGGGACTTCAAAGGGGTGTCCCCCGATTCGTTCGACGGGCGGGGGAACTTCTCGGTGGGGATCACCGAGCAACTGGTGTTCCCGGAGGTGTCCTACGACGATGTGGTGCGCGTGCAGGGCATGGACATCACCATCGTCACCACGGCCCACACCGACCGCGAGGCGTACCACCTGCTGGCCGCGCTCGGGTGTCCATTCCGCAAAAGCTAG
- the rpsG gene encoding 30S ribosomal protein S7, whose translation MPTFDVVIPGRDVAPDVRYGSKLVEKFVNYLMWDGKKSLARRIVYEAFEILERRGEGPAMETFIKAVQNCMPKLEVRSRRVGGAAYQVPFEVPPHRQTILALRWLVQAARARSERTMPERLAGEISAAARGEGGAYQKKQEAHRMAEANRAFAHYRW comes from the coding sequence ATGCCCACGTTCGATGTGGTTATCCCCGGACGGGACGTGGCCCCGGATGTGCGTTACGGGTCCAAATTGGTGGAGAAGTTCGTCAACTACCTGATGTGGGACGGCAAGAAGTCCCTGGCCCGGCGCATCGTGTACGAGGCGTTCGAGATCCTGGAGCGCCGGGGCGAGGGGCCGGCGATGGAGACGTTCATCAAGGCCGTGCAGAACTGCATGCCCAAGCTGGAGGTGCGCTCGCGGCGGGTTGGGGGGGCGGCCTATCAGGTGCCGTTCGAGGTCCCGCCCCACCGTCAGACGATCCTCGCCTTGCGGTGGCTGGTCCAGGCCGCCCGTGCCCGTTCCGAGCGAACGATGCCCGAGCGGTTGGCCGGCGAGATCTCCGCCGCCGCCCGCGGGGAAGGCGGAGCTTACCAGAAGAAACAGGAAGCCCACCGCATGGCCGAGGCCAACCGCGCCTTCGCCCACTACCGCTGGTAG
- the rpsQ gene encoding 30S ribosomal protein S17, with the protein MRKQRIGRVISDRMQKTIVVVEERLVENPLYHKRVRHRTKYYVHDEARQARVGDWVRVEETRPLSRLKRWRLVEVVRRAEG; encoded by the coding sequence ATGCGTAAGCAGCGGATTGGCCGTGTGATCAGCGATCGGATGCAGAAGACGATCGTGGTGGTAGAGGAACGGCTTGTGGAGAACCCTCTCTACCACAAGCGGGTGCGCCACCGCACCAAGTACTACGTGCATGACGAGGCGCGCCAGGCTCGGGTTGGGGACTGGGTGAGGGTCGAGGAGACTCGGCCTCTGTCGCGGCTCAAGCGGTGGCGGCTGGTGGAAGTCGTGCGCCGCGCGGAAGGGTAG
- the rpsS gene encoding 30S ribosomal protein S19, which yields MARSEKKGPFVHPKLLRAIERFRRGELSEIQTWSRSSMITPEMVGLTIRVHNGRTHVPVRITEAMVGHRLGEFAPTRTFRGHGGVKKKAVVPK from the coding sequence ATGGCGCGGTCCGAGAAGAAAGGCCCTTTTGTACACCCCAAGCTCCTGCGCGCGATCGAGCGGTTCAGGCGGGGCGAGCTGAGCGAGATTCAAACCTGGTCGCGGAGTTCGATGATCACCCCGGAGATGGTGGGGTTGACGATCCGTGTTCACAACGGCCGGACCCACGTGCCGGTGCGCATCACCGAGGCGATGGTCGGGCATCGCCTCGGGGAATTCGCCCCGACCCGGACCTTCCGCGGCCACGGCGGCGTGAAGAAGAAGGCCGTGGTCCCCAAGTGA
- the rplB gene encoding 50S ribosomal protein L2: MGLKKMKPVTPGQRHAILPDFSELTRDKPEKALLAPLDRAVGRNNQGRVTSRHRGSGHKRRYRLIDFAREKQGIPAKVASVEYDPNRSAWITLLHYADGEKRYILAPLELRVGDVVEAGENAEPKPGNALPLRKVPAGAFVHNVELRPRSGGKVARAAGTVAQVLGKEEDRAILRLPSGEVRVFSLDCMATVGRVSNPDHKNVRYGKAGRVRNLGRRPHVRGVAMGADDHPHGGGEGRTGEGRVPKTPWGKLAKGGHRTRKHKGSDALILKRRK; the protein is encoded by the coding sequence ATGGGTCTCAAGAAGATGAAGCCGGTTACGCCGGGGCAGCGCCACGCCATCCTCCCTGACTTCTCCGAGCTCACCCGGGACAAGCCGGAGAAGGCGTTGCTTGCCCCCCTGGACCGGGCGGTGGGGCGGAACAACCAGGGGCGGGTCACCTCCCGCCACCGCGGCAGCGGGCACAAGCGCCGGTACCGCCTGATCGACTTCGCCCGGGAGAAACAGGGTATCCCGGCCAAGGTGGCCTCGGTGGAGTACGACCCGAACCGGTCGGCGTGGATCACCCTCCTCCACTATGCGGACGGGGAGAAGCGGTACATCTTGGCCCCGCTCGAGCTGCGGGTCGGCGACGTGGTGGAGGCAGGGGAGAACGCGGAGCCCAAGCCCGGGAATGCGTTGCCCCTCAGAAAGGTCCCGGCCGGGGCATTCGTGCACAACGTGGAGCTGCGCCCTAGGTCGGGGGGCAAGGTGGCGCGGGCGGCGGGGACGGTGGCCCAGGTCCTGGGGAAAGAGGAGGACCGGGCCATCCTGCGCCTCCCCTCGGGGGAGGTGCGCGTGTTCAGCCTGGACTGCATGGCCACTGTGGGCCGGGTCAGTAACCCCGACCACAAGAACGTGCGCTATGGCAAGGCGGGCCGGGTGAGGAACCTTGGCCGGCGCCCCCACGTGCGGGGGGTGGCGATGGGCGCGGACGACCACCCGCATGGCGGCGGCGAAGGCCGCACCGGCGAGGGCCGCGTGCCCAAGACCCCGTGGGGCAAGCTGGCCAAGGGCGGCCACCGTACCCGCAAGCACAAGGGGAGCGACGCCCTCATCCTCAAGAGGAGGAAGTGA
- the rplN gene encoding 50S ribosomal protein L14, translated as MILPETKLVVADNTGVKEVKCINVLGKKRRAEIGDIVVASVKKRIPTSDFVKGDVVRGVVVRTRKAFRRADGSTLRFDDNAVVLVDKNMQPIGTRVFGPVARELRDRGMMRIISLAPEVV; from the coding sequence ATGATCCTCCCGGAGACGAAGCTAGTGGTTGCGGACAACACCGGGGTCAAAGAGGTGAAGTGCATCAACGTGCTCGGGAAGAAACGCCGGGCGGAGATCGGCGACATCGTGGTGGCCTCGGTGAAGAAGCGCATCCCCACCTCGGACTTCGTGAAGGGAGACGTGGTGCGGGGGGTGGTGGTGCGCACGCGGAAGGCGTTCCGCCGGGCCGACGGCAGCACCCTGCGCTTCGACGACAACGCGGTGGTATTGGTGGACAAGAACATGCAGCCCATCGGGACCCGGGTGTTCGGGCCGGTGGCGCGGGAGCTCCGGGATCGGGGGATGATGCGCATCATCTCCCTGGCCCCGGAGGTGGTATAG
- the rplW gene encoding 50S ribosomal protein L23 — MADGKLLPEDILLRPILSEKTWRLREAGKYTFEVHPDAGKTEVRHAVEELFGVKVERVWTMTRQGKPRRTRMDRRHGRTKGEKRAVVQLAPGHKIDIVG, encoded by the coding sequence ATGGCTGACGGGAAGCTCCTGCCGGAGGACATCCTCCTCCGACCGATCCTGTCCGAGAAGACGTGGCGGCTGAGGGAGGCCGGCAAGTACACGTTCGAGGTGCATCCGGACGCGGGCAAGACGGAGGTCCGCCACGCGGTGGAGGAGTTGTTCGGGGTCAAGGTGGAGCGGGTGTGGACGATGACCCGCCAGGGCAAGCCACGGCGGACGCGCATGGACCGCCGGCATGGCCGGACCAAGGGCGAGAAGCGAGCGGTGGTGCAACTCGCCCCCGGGCACAAGATCGACATCGTGGGGTGA
- the rplD gene encoding 50S ribosomal protein L4 translates to MPNAKLYRFDDLDAGPTEVELPAALFGAPVSTDLLYRAVRVHLLNRRQGTASTKTRGEVSGGGRKPWPQKHTGRARHGSIRSPIWRHGGVTFGPQPRRWELKLTKRMRRKALVSALSARYREGAVWVIDRLGFERPRTKDAVAVLGKLSCPEKTLVVVSPEEYEMRVVRSFTNIPGVACVRADALTPYTVLLHQGVLLTTGAVQALARRLGDG, encoded by the coding sequence ATGCCTAACGCCAAGCTCTATCGGTTCGACGATCTGGATGCCGGCCCCACCGAGGTGGAACTCCCGGCGGCCCTGTTCGGGGCCCCGGTGTCCACCGACCTCCTGTACCGGGCGGTCCGGGTACACCTCCTGAACCGGCGCCAGGGCACGGCGTCCACCAAGACCCGGGGGGAGGTTTCGGGAGGGGGACGGAAGCCGTGGCCCCAGAAGCACACCGGCCGGGCCCGTCATGGCTCCATCCGCTCACCGATCTGGCGCCACGGTGGCGTGACGTTCGGGCCCCAGCCCCGCCGCTGGGAGCTGAAGCTGACCAAGCGGATGCGGCGGAAGGCGCTTGTCTCGGCCCTGTCCGCCCGTTATCGAGAAGGGGCGGTGTGGGTGATCGATCGGCTCGGGTTCGAGCGGCCGCGGACCAAGGACGCGGTGGCCGTGCTGGGGAAGCTCTCCTGCCCGGAGAAGACCCTCGTCGTGGTTTCCCCCGAGGAGTACGAGATGCGGGTGGTGCGGTCGTTCACGAACATCCCCGGGGTGGCCTGTGTGCGGGCCGATGCCCTGACCCCGTACACGGTGCTCCTTCATCAGGGGGTGCTCCTCACCACGGGCGCCGTCCAGGCATTGGCAAGGAGGCTCGGCGATGGCTGA
- a CDS encoding type Z 30S ribosomal protein S14: MARKSLIVKSQRSPKFPGRAHNRCRLCGRPRGYIRDFGLCRMCFRKLALNGEIPGVKKAAW, translated from the coding sequence ATGGCGAGGAAGTCGCTCATCGTGAAGTCGCAGCGGTCGCCCAAGTTCCCGGGTCGCGCCCACAACCGCTGTCGGCTGTGCGGCCGACCACGCGGGTACATCCGGGACTTCGGCCTGTGTCGCATGTGTTTTCGTAAGCTGGCCTTGAATGGGGAGATCCCCGGCGTGAAGAAGGCCGCGTGGTGA
- the rpsH gene encoding 30S ribosomal protein S8, with the protein MTVSDPIADMLTRIRNALARSAAEVALPSSQLKEAIARILKEEGYIESYEVEVGESYPVLRLRLKYLQQGTRLRRPAIRGLRRVSRPSRRVYVGAGEIPNTRDGLGTAILSTSQGVMTGREARERRIGGELLCEIW; encoded by the coding sequence GTGACCGTAAGCGACCCCATCGCCGATATGCTCACCCGGATCCGCAATGCCCTCGCCCGGTCGGCGGCCGAGGTGGCGTTGCCCTCTTCCCAGTTGAAGGAAGCCATCGCCCGGATCCTCAAGGAGGAGGGGTACATCGAGTCGTACGAGGTGGAAGTGGGGGAGAGCTATCCGGTGCTGCGCCTGCGCCTCAAGTACCTCCAGCAGGGGACCCGCCTCCGCCGGCCCGCCATCCGAGGGCTGCGCCGGGTGAGCCGCCCGTCGCGGCGGGTGTACGTGGGGGCAGGGGAGATCCCCAACACCCGGGACGGCTTGGGCACGGCCATCCTCTCCACCTCTCAAGGGGTCATGACCGGCCGCGAGGCCCGGGAGCGCCGCATCGGCGGGGAGCTCCTGTGCGAGATATGGTGA
- the rpsJ gene encoding 30S ribosomal protein S10, which yields MVREKIRIRLQSYDHELVDAAVRKIVESAKATRAKVSGPIPLPTERRLYTVLRSPHVDKRSMEHFERKVHRRLIDIKEPTAATINALMEVELPTGIDIEIKL from the coding sequence ATGGTTAGGGAGAAGATCCGGATTCGGTTGCAGAGCTACGACCATGAGCTGGTGGACGCCGCCGTGCGCAAGATCGTGGAGTCGGCGAAGGCGACCCGGGCCAAGGTCAGCGGTCCCATTCCGCTTCCCACCGAGCGCCGCCTGTACACGGTGCTCCGCTCGCCGCACGTGGACAAACGGTCCATGGAGCACTTCGAGCGCAAGGTCCACCGCCGCCTGATCGACATCAAGGAGCCCACCGCGGCCACGATCAACGCGCTCATGGAGGTCGAGCTCCCAACCGGTATCGACATCGAGATCAAACTGTAA
- the rplX gene encoding 50S ribosomal protein L24, whose protein sequence is MRKVRKGDRVKVTSGDDRGKIGKVLQVFPDRERVLVEGVNIVTKHQRPTQTVREPGIIKREAPIHVSNVKVICPECGVPTRLGVAVAEGQKLRKCRQCGATFA, encoded by the coding sequence ATGCGGAAGGTGAGGAAGGGGGACCGGGTGAAGGTGACGAGCGGGGACGACCGCGGCAAGATCGGCAAGGTGCTCCAGGTCTTCCCCGACCGGGAGCGGGTGTTGGTGGAGGGGGTCAACATCGTGACCAAGCACCAGCGCCCAACCCAGACCGTGCGGGAGCCCGGGATCATCAAGCGAGAGGCCCCCATCCATGTGTCCAACGTGAAGGTCATCTGCCCCGAGTGCGGTGTGCCCACCCGGCTGGGCGTGGCCGTGGCGGAAGGTCAAAAGCTCCGCAAGTGCAGACAGTGCGGGGCTACGTTCGCGTAA
- the rpsC gene encoding 30S ribosomal protein S3, whose product MGHKTHPVGFRIGVLRKWRSNWFAPDAKVPEYAEEDRRLRLRIHRAYRGAGIAEVLIERATEGRVTVTIRAARPGIVIGRGGAEITALQEELSRLSGREVRIGVMEVERAELEAPLVAQDVAFQIESRINPYRAIKETIRRVMAAGAQGVKIRVSGRLGGAEIARTVEMKEGRVPLHTLRADVDYGLAEAWTKYGVIGVKAWVFRGEVWTLGEHAEAEVK is encoded by the coding sequence ATGGGGCACAAGACGCACCCGGTGGGGTTCCGCATTGGGGTCCTGAGGAAGTGGCGCTCCAATTGGTTTGCCCCCGACGCCAAGGTCCCCGAGTACGCGGAGGAGGATCGCCGGCTTCGGCTGCGCATTCACCGCGCGTACCGGGGGGCGGGGATCGCCGAGGTCCTGATCGAGCGGGCCACCGAAGGCCGGGTTACCGTGACCATCCGCGCCGCGCGCCCGGGGATCGTCATCGGCCGCGGAGGGGCGGAGATCACCGCGTTGCAGGAGGAGCTGTCGCGCCTGAGCGGGCGCGAGGTCCGGATCGGGGTCATGGAGGTGGAGCGGGCCGAGCTCGAGGCCCCGCTGGTGGCCCAGGACGTGGCTTTCCAGATCGAGAGCCGGATCAACCCCTATCGGGCGATCAAGGAGACGATCCGCCGGGTGATGGCGGCCGGGGCCCAAGGGGTGAAGATCCGGGTGTCCGGGCGGCTCGGGGGGGCGGAGATCGCGCGGACGGTGGAGATGAAGGAAGGCCGGGTGCCGCTCCATACCCTGCGGGCGGACGTGGACTATGGCCTTGCTGAAGCGTGGACGAAGTACGGCGTGATCGGGGTCAAGGCGTGGGTGTTCCGCGGCGAGGTGTGGACCCTGGGGGAGCACGCCGAGGCGGAGGTGAAGTAG
- the rpsL gene encoding 30S ribosomal protein S12 — protein MSTFNQLVRHGRKPNPDKSKSVALTGCPQRRGVCLRVFIRTPKKPNSALRKVARVRLSNGREVTAYIPGEGHNLQEHSIVLVRGGRVKDLPGVKYHIIRGALDAAGVEGRRQGRSRYGVRRPKEG, from the coding sequence ATGTCAACATTCAATCAGCTTGTACGCCATGGGCGCAAGCCGAACCCGGACAAGAGCAAGTCGGTGGCCCTCACCGGTTGCCCGCAGCGGCGCGGGGTGTGCCTCCGGGTATTCATCCGCACCCCGAAGAAGCCGAACTCCGCGCTCAGGAAGGTGGCCCGGGTGCGGTTGTCCAACGGTCGGGAGGTGACCGCGTACATCCCCGGCGAAGGGCACAACCTGCAGGAGCACTCCATCGTGCTGGTGCGGGGCGGGCGCGTGAAGGACCTGCCCGGGGTGAAGTACCACATCATCCGCGGGGCGCTGGATGCCGCTGGGGTGGAGGGGCGCCGCCAGGGCCGTTCCCGGTACGGGGTCCGCCGCCCCAAGGAAGGCTGA
- the rplP gene encoding 50S ribosomal protein L16 encodes MPLLFPKRTKYRKQHRGRMKGRATRGYEVAFGDFGIQALSPAWITSEQIEAVRTALARATHRGKVWVRIFPDKPYTKKAAESRMGKGKGNVEDWVAVVKPGRIMFEFVGVSEDEAKEIHRRVAGKLPIPTQLRARFQWGGER; translated from the coding sequence ATGCCGCTTCTCTTCCCAAAACGCACCAAATACCGTAAGCAACACCGCGGCCGGATGAAAGGCCGGGCCACCCGCGGCTACGAGGTCGCGTTCGGGGACTTCGGGATCCAGGCCCTGAGCCCGGCGTGGATCACGAGCGAACAGATCGAGGCCGTGCGCACCGCCCTGGCCCGAGCCACCCACCGGGGAAAGGTGTGGGTCCGGATCTTCCCCGACAAGCCCTACACCAAGAAGGCGGCCGAGTCGCGGATGGGCAAGGGAAAGGGGAACGTGGAGGACTGGGTGGCGGTGGTGAAGCCGGGGCGGATCATGTTCGAGTTCGTCGGCGTATCCGAGGACGAGGCCAAGGAGATCCATCGCCGGGTGGCGGGCAAGCTCCCCATCCCCACGCAGCTGCGGGCGCGGTTTCAGTGGGGAGGCGAGCGATGA